A region of the Variovorax sp. 54 genome:
ATCAGCTTCACGGGCTCCACGGAAGTCGGCCGCATCCTGATGGCGCAAAGCGCGCCGACGGTGAAGAAGATGTCGTTGGAGCTGGGCGGCAACGCGCCCTTCATCGTGTTCGACGACGCCGACCTCGACTCCGCCGTCGAAGGCGCCCTGGCCAGCAAGTTCCGCAATGCCGGCCAGACCTGTGTCTGCGCCAACCGCCTCTATGTGCAGGACGCGGTCTACGACGCCTTCGTCGAGAAGTTCGCGGCGAAGGTCAGTGCGTTGAAGGTCGGCAATGGCTTCGATGAGGGCGTGGTGCAGGGCCCGCTCATCGAGCCGGCCGCTGTCGCGAAAGTCCAGAGCCACCTGGATGACGCGGTGTCCAAGGGCGCGCGCATCGTCGCGGGCGGCAAGGCCCTGGGCGGGCAGTTCTTTGCACCGACCGTCGTCGCCGATGCCACGCCAGAGATGCAATGCGCGCGCGAAGAAACCTTCGGTCCCTTTGCGCCCATCTTCCGGTTTTACGAGGAACAGGAAGCGATCGATGCGGCGAACCACACGGAGTTCGGCCTGGCGAGCTACTTCTATACCCGCGACGTCGGCCGCATCTTCCGGGTGGCGGAGGCGCTGGAATACGGCATGGTCGGCATCAATGCCGGCGTCATCGCGACCGAGCACGTCCCGTTCGGCGGCGTGAAGCAGTCAGGGCTCGGCCGCGAGGGTTCGCATCACGGCATCGACGACTACCTCGAGCTGAAGTTCCTGTGCCTCGGCGACATCCAGCATCCCAAGAAATAGACGAGTCGACTGAAGGCGCCGGCCTTCAGTCCACGCTGCGCGCCGAACTGGTGAGAGACCGCGCGCACAGCAGGAGCGCAGGCGCCAGCTTGCGCTCGGCCTCTTCCATGGTCCAGCGGCTGGTCGGCGCCACCACGTGCACGGAGGCCACGGGCCGGCCCTGGCTGCCCAGCACGGGTGCGGCGATGGTCATGTCGCCGAGGAACAGTTCTTCTTCGTTCGTGGCGTAGCCGCGTGCACGCGCCGTGCGCAGGGCGTCCATGATTTCGCCGACGTCGGTGCGCGTGCGCGTGGTGTGGACCACGCGATCGGAGGCCTCGATGCGCGCACGCGCTTCGTCTTCCGGCAGCGCGCTCAGGTAGGCGCGCCCCGACGCGGTGCAGTACATGGGCACGCGGCTGCCGATGGGCATGTGCACCGGCACGAACTGCGCGCTCACGAAACGCGCCACATAGACCATGTCGAGCCCGTCGGCCTCGGTGAGGCAGGTGGTCTCGGTCGTGACCTTGGTGAGCTCCGACAGGAAGGGCGTGGCCACGTCGATCAGCGCATGGGCCGAGAGGTAGTTGAAACCGATCTCCATCACGCGCGGCGTGAGCTGGTAGCGCCGCGTCTTCGGGTGCTTGCGCAGGTAGCCGAGCTTTTCGAGCGTGAACACCATGCGCTGCGCCGAGCTCTTGGTGATGTCGGTGGCGGCGGCCACGTCGGCCAGCGTCATGGTGCGGCGGCT
Encoded here:
- a CDS encoding NAD-dependent succinate-semialdehyde dehydrogenase, translated to MTSLTSPLLGLNDPSLLQRNALIDGQWVAGHSRFDVTDPATGLKLADVPNLGAADAELAIAAANRAWPAWRATTGKQRHAILLKWFELLMAHQDDLARLMTAEQGKPFAEAKGEVAYAASFVEWFAEEAKRVNGETLPQFDNNRRLMVLKQAVGVCAAITPWNFPLAMITRKVAPALAAGCPVIVKPSELTPLTALAAAELAVRAGVPAGVINVLTADGSNSIAVGKTLCASDVVRHISFTGSTEVGRILMAQSAPTVKKMSLELGGNAPFIVFDDADLDSAVEGALASKFRNAGQTCVCANRLYVQDAVYDAFVEKFAAKVSALKVGNGFDEGVVQGPLIEPAAVAKVQSHLDDAVSKGARIVAGGKALGGQFFAPTVVADATPEMQCAREETFGPFAPIFRFYEEQEAIDAANHTEFGLASYFYTRDVGRIFRVAEALEYGMVGINAGVIATEHVPFGGVKQSGLGREGSHHGIDDYLELKFLCLGDIQHPKK
- a CDS encoding IclR family transcriptional regulator, with protein sequence MDAPLESAVPQDDSPSLLFNQSLEKGLAVLCAFSASRRTMTLADVAAATDITKSSAQRMVFTLEKLGYLRKHPKTRRYQLTPRVMEIGFNYLSAHALIDVATPFLSELTKVTTETTCLTEADGLDMVYVARFVSAQFVPVHMPIGSRVPMYCTASGRAYLSALPEDEARARIEASDRVVHTTRTRTDVGEIMDALRTARARGYATNEEELFLGDMTIAAPVLGSQGRPVASVHVVAPTSRWTMEEAERKLAPALLLCARSLTSSARSVD